A region from the Halanaerobiaceae bacterium ANBcell28 genome encodes:
- the spo0A gene encoding sporulation transcription factor Spo0A — VDILVLDLIMPHLDGIGVMEEMNRTELGDEVKTIILTAFGQEEVTKRVVELGANYYIMKPFDLDKLVERISQMMNAPIGSSSGNVITNNQKRDNTNQNNNNEDKEVNLNVRISEVMHHLGVPAHIKGYIYLREAIELVINDIEYLGAVTKELYPSVAKKYNTTSSRVERAIRHAIEVSWDRGNINELNKYFGNTVSANSGKPTNSQFIAKIADKLRLELRAS; from the coding sequence GTAGATATTCTAGTTCTCGACTTGATTATGCCTCATTTAGATGGTATTGGTGTAATGGAAGAAATGAATAGGACTGAGCTTGGTGATGAAGTCAAGACAATTATATTAACAGCGTTTGGACAAGAAGAAGTAACTAAAAGAGTAGTAGAATTAGGTGCGAACTATTACATAATGAAACCATTTGATTTAGATAAATTGGTAGAAAGAATAAGTCAAATGATGAATGCTCCTATTGGTTCTAGCAGTGGTAATGTTATTACTAATAATCAGAAAAGAGACAATACAAATCAAAATAATAATAATGAAGACAAAGAAGTTAATTTAAATGTTAGAATATCTGAAGTAATGCATCACCTAGGTGTACCTGCCCATATTAAAGGTTATATTTATTTAAGAGAAGCTATTGAGTTAGTAATAAATGATATAGAGTATTTAGGTGCTGTTACTAAAGAATTATATCCTAGTGTAGCAAAGAAATATAATACTACTTCAAGTAGGGTTGAAAGGGCTATACGACACGCTATTGAAGTATCATGGGATAGAGGTAATATAAACGAACTAAATAAATATTTTGGTAATACAGTTTCAGCAAATAGTGGTAAGCCGACTAATTCTCAATTTATTGCTAAAATAGCTGATAAATTACGCTTAGAATTGAGAGCTAGCTAA
- the steA gene encoding putative cytokinetic ring protein SteA, protein MIKGIIVIDKKTKKLIERIKYNEIAIIDHKDIDSLASKSLIEKRVKAVFNISSSISGKYSNDGPMELLDAGIPLIDVDIGDLFSELEDGDSIVFDNKYIYKKKKKIASAHKVSKSEIKEKLEEAINNQEKELLKFIDNTLLYARKEKKLIIDLEAPDIGIDFKGKHVLIVVRGTNYKDDLEAINSYVREVNPIIIAVDGGADACIECGYFPDIIVGDMDSVSDKALKLCKLLIIHAYPDGEAPGLNRVKKLSSNYIIYPAPGTSEDIAMIIAYDKGAELIAAVGTHSNMIDFLEKGRPGMASTFLVRLKLGHKLIDAKGISKLYNNKVTPRYSFQFFLAILLPLVFFAILSPPFKQILQLLALRIRLILN, encoded by the coding sequence ATGATTAAGGGAATAATAGTAATTGATAAAAAGACTAAAAAATTAATAGAACGTATTAAATATAATGAAATAGCTATTATTGATCATAAGGATATTGACTCGTTAGCAAGTAAATCTTTAATAGAAAAGCGAGTCAAGGCTGTATTTAACATATCTTCATCAATTAGCGGGAAATATTCTAATGATGGACCGATGGAATTACTAGATGCTGGAATACCATTAATTGATGTTGATATTGGAGATTTATTTTCAGAACTTGAAGATGGTGATAGCATTGTCTTCGATAACAAATACATTTATAAAAAAAAGAAAAAAATTGCTTCTGCTCATAAAGTAAGTAAATCTGAAATAAAGGAAAAATTAGAGGAAGCAATAAATAATCAGGAAAAAGAATTATTAAAATTTATTGATAATACTCTTTTATATGCACGTAAAGAAAAAAAACTAATAATTGATTTAGAAGCTCCAGATATTGGGATTGATTTCAAGGGAAAACATGTTTTGATTGTAGTTAGAGGCACAAATTATAAGGATGACTTAGAAGCAATTAATTCATATGTCCGTGAAGTGAATCCCATTATTATTGCTGTAGATGGTGGTGCAGATGCCTGTATAGAGTGTGGATACTTTCCTGATATTATTGTTGGTGATATGGATAGTGTTTCGGATAAAGCTTTGAAATTATGCAAACTTTTAATAATACATGCTTATCCCGATGGAGAAGCCCCTGGATTAAATAGAGTTAAAAAATTAAGTTCAAATTATATTATATATCCAGCACCAGGTACCAGTGAAGATATTGCTATGATAATAGCATATGATAAAGGTGCTGAATTAATTGCAGCTGTAGGAACACATTCTAATATGATTGACTTTTTAGAAAAAGGTAGACCAGGAATGGCAAGTACTTTCCTGGTACGATTGAAGCTTGGGCATAAGTTAATTGATGCCAAGGGAATTAGTAAGCTTTATAATAACAAAGTAACTCCACGATATAGTTTTCAATTCTTTTTAGCAATTCTTTTACCCCTTGTTTTTTTTGCTATATTATCCCCTCCGTTTAAACAAATTTTGCAATTATTAGCTTTAAGAATAAGACTTATTTTAAATTAG
- a CDS encoding copper transporter: protein MIITFKQHVFTITAIFAALGLGMMIGSSIIGEEGLLLEQRKIIENIRYDIDQLTTEKKELISELSTIEDQLINRIAMEEKIFAIALNDFLEEKNYYILYHNIENDKLAELENLLNIMGGKIDYFEHENLNSYDIFEVKSNYNLIIWNVGEEKGFSEIAEDKFIKYQDTCTLGLLYNIIKDEFDDK, encoded by the coding sequence ATGATTATTACATTTAAGCAACACGTTTTTACTATTACTGCAATATTTGCTGCTTTAGGATTAGGCATGATGATAGGCTCAAGTATTATTGGTGAAGAGGGCTTGTTATTAGAACAAAGAAAAATAATAGAAAATATTAGGTATGATATAGATCAATTAACTACGGAAAAAAAAGAACTAATAAGCGAATTATCTACTATTGAGGATCAACTAATTAATAGAATTGCTATGGAAGAAAAAATATTTGCTATAGCCTTAAATGATTTTCTAGAAGAAAAAAACTATTATATATTATATCATAATATAGAAAACGATAAGTTAGCAGAGTTAGAAAATTTATTAAATATTATGGGTGGTAAAATAGATTATTTTGAACATGAAAATTTGAACTCATACGATATTTTTGAAGTAAAAAGTAATTATAACTTAATTATATGGAACGTTGGAGAAGAAAAAGGCTTTAGTGAAATTGCTGAGGATAAATTTATAAAATATCAAGATACTTGTACCCTGGGTTTACTATACAATATAATCAAGGATGAATTCGATGATAAATAA
- a CDS encoding glycosyltransferase family 2 protein produces MINNQKISIVIPAYNEEDIIGCTLNNLTFSWIDQIIVVNDGSSDNTKNIIQKYKVELLDLKENCGKGNAINQGILETCGDIILIIDADLGESVVEIEKLIEPLIDREAKVEFTIAVLPIIGGGLGFVRKLADISLKYLIGENMRAPLSGQRAFKRDVLEKIYPLREGFGLEMGINIALFKNNIKFEEVDCEFQHRITKQSFSGYIHRSKQFLDIIKSIWEMKKSNYV; encoded by the coding sequence ATGATAAATAATCAAAAAATTTCAATAGTTATTCCAGCTTATAATGAAGAAGATATAATCGGATGCACTTTGAATAATTTAACTTTTTCTTGGATAGACCAAATAATTGTAGTTAATGATGGCTCAAGTGATAATACTAAAAACATTATCCAAAAATATAAGGTAGAGCTACTAGATTTAAAAGAAAATTGTGGAAAAGGGAATGCTATTAATCAAGGAATATTAGAGACATGTGGGGATATAATTCTTATTATAGATGCCGATCTAGGAGAAAGTGTAGTAGAAATAGAAAAGTTAATAGAACCATTAATTGATAGAGAAGCTAAGGTTGAATTTACTATTGCAGTACTTCCAATAATAGGTGGTGGTTTGGGCTTTGTGCGCAAACTGGCTGATATTTCATTAAAGTATCTGATAGGAGAAAATATGAGGGCTCCCTTATCAGGTCAGCGTGCATTTAAAAGAGATGTCTTAGAAAAAATATACCCTTTAAGAGAAGGATTTGGACTTGAAATGGGAATAAATATAGCTCTTTTTAAAAATAATATAAAATTTGAAGAAGTTGATTGTGAATTTCAGCATCGTATTACAAAACAAAGTTTCTCAGGATATATTCATCGTTCTAAACAGTTTCTTGATATAATTAAATCTATATGGGAGATGAAGAAAAGTAATTATGTATAA
- the argF gene encoding ornithine carbamoyltransferase, with protein MTVNLKGKDFLSLKDFSNEELNYLIDLAADLKKKKKTGIKGDLLNGKNIALIFEKTSTRTRSAFVVAARDEGAMPEFLGKNDIQLGKKESVADTARVLARMFDGIEFRGYSHETVETLAKYSDVPVWNGLTDMYHPTQVLADFLTIKENFGKLENIKFLYTGDGRNNMANSLIIGAAKAGMDCRILSPKELWPEKGIVGLAKEINKTNGGSLTITDKLEEAIVDVDVIYTDVWVSMGEEDLFEQRINLLKDYQVNMNMINKAANKDLIFLHCLPAFHNLETETAKKVYKDFGISEMEVTDEVFESKYSKVFEQAENRMHTIKAVMVATL; from the coding sequence ATGACAGTAAATTTAAAAGGAAAAGATTTTTTAAGTTTGAAAGATTTTAGTAATGAAGAACTTAATTACCTAATTGATTTAGCAGCTGATCTAAAGAAAAAAAAGAAAACTGGTATTAAAGGTGATTTGTTAAATGGTAAAAATATAGCACTTATTTTTGAGAAGACATCTACCAGAACTCGTAGTGCTTTTGTTGTAGCTGCACGTGACGAAGGTGCTATGCCGGAATTTTTGGGGAAGAATGATATACAATTAGGAAAAAAAGAAAGTGTTGCTGATACGGCTAGAGTCCTAGCTAGGATGTTTGATGGCATAGAATTTAGAGGTTATTCTCATGAAACAGTTGAAACTTTAGCCAAATATTCAGATGTGCCAGTTTGGAATGGCTTGACAGATATGTATCATCCAACTCAAGTCTTGGCTGATTTTCTAACTATTAAAGAGAATTTCGGAAAATTGGAGAATATAAAGTTTTTATATACAGGAGACGGAAGAAATAATATGGCTAATTCATTGATTATAGGAGCCGCAAAGGCCGGAATGGATTGTAGAATCTTATCTCCTAAAGAATTATGGCCAGAAAAAGGAATTGTAGGATTAGCTAAAGAGATTAATAAGACTAACGGTGGTTCTCTTACTATTACTGATAAATTAGAAGAAGCCATTGTAGATGTAGATGTAATTTACACTGATGTTTGGGTTTCAATGGGAGAAGAAGATTTATTTGAACAAAGAATTAATCTTCTAAAAGATTACCAAGTGAATATGAATATGATTAATAAAGCAGCTAATAAGGATTTAATTTTTCTTCATTGTTTGCCAGCTTTTCATAATTTAGAAACAGAAACAGCTAAAAAAGTATATAAAGATTTTGGCATATCTGAAATGGAAGTTACGGATGAAGTCTTTGAAAGTAAATATTCCAAAGTATTTGAGCAGGCAGAAAACAGAATGCATACTATTAAAGCTGTAATGGTAGCTACATTATAA
- a CDS encoding LacI family DNA-binding transcriptional regulator, whose amino-acid sequence MTTINDIARIANVSKSTVSKVINDYSGVSDKTKNNILKIMKEENYWPNSVARSLSTNKSYTIGIFDPDRLNNFFFREVFDGIERVLGQKGYDILYFTSKKWEESWVDFSFKDKCINRSVDGVLMMGFGHIEQNHFEDLINSNIPSVFIDLDIVGSCASYVTSDNISGSKKAVKYLAKLGHEKIAMIKGPTGFKLANDRFFGFKSALDELGIKYNPNWLFSGEYAIETGYNAMLEIIKMSDKPSAIFAEDIFAIGAIRAIKDNGMDVPDDYSIIGFDNIELGIHYELTTISQNQIGLGESAANLLLNIINKDSFSPLVLPTKLIERKTCRAI is encoded by the coding sequence ATGACAACAATAAATGATATTGCTAGAATAGCTAATGTATCAAAATCTACAGTTTCAAAAGTTATTAATGATTATTCTGGAGTTAGCGATAAAACAAAAAATAATATTTTAAAAATAATGAAAGAAGAAAACTATTGGCCCAATTCGGTAGCCAGAAGTTTATCAACAAATAAATCATATACTATAGGTATTTTTGACCCTGATCGTCTAAATAATTTCTTCTTTAGGGAAGTATTTGATGGTATAGAGCGAGTTCTAGGTCAGAAGGGTTATGATATATTATATTTCACTAGTAAGAAATGGGAAGAGTCATGGGTTGACTTTAGTTTTAAAGATAAGTGTATCAATCGTAGCGTAGATGGTGTGCTAATGATGGGTTTTGGTCATATTGAACAAAACCATTTTGAGGATTTAATAAATTCTAATATACCATCAGTCTTTATAGATCTGGATATTGTAGGTTCATGTGCTTCTTACGTTACGTCAGATAATATTAGTGGGAGTAAGAAAGCTGTAAAATATTTGGCTAAATTAGGGCACGAAAAAATTGCAATGATAAAAGGTCCTACAGGATTTAAACTTGCTAACGATCGTTTCTTTGGCTTTAAATCAGCTTTGGATGAACTTGGAATCAAGTATAATCCTAATTGGCTTTTTAGTGGTGAATATGCTATAGAAACAGGTTATAATGCAATGTTAGAGATAATTAAAATGTCAGATAAACCAAGTGCTATATTTGCTGAAGATATATTTGCCATTGGAGCTATCAGAGCTATAAAAGATAATGGAATGGATGTACCTGATGATTATTCGATTATTGGATTTGATAATATTGAATTAGGTATTCACTATGAACTTACTACTATCAGTCAGAATCAGATAGGACTTGGCGAATCTGCAGCAAATTTATTATTGAACATAATAAATAAAGATAGTTTTTCTCCACTTGTTTTACCTACTAAACTTATTGAAAGAAAAACATGTAGAGCAATTTAG
- the uxuA gene encoding mannonate dehydratase, whose translation MKLVFRWFGSDDDSVSLSEIAQIPGMTGVVGALFDIPVGEVWPLDKIKKLSNQVHKNGLELEVIESVNIHEDIKLGLDSRDKYIENYKETIRNLSKVGVKVICYNFMPVFDWLRSDLARVLDDGSAVLSYQENKIQNTDPIALVEKVDESSEGFSLPGWEPERLAELKNIMELYKNIDEDKLFDNLKYFLEAIIPVCEEADIKMAIHPDDPPWPIYGLPRIIISKENIERMLKLVDSPYNGITLCSGSLGANPDNSIPEFVRYFGKMGRIHFAHIRNLKIYSPGDFHETSHLSSDGSFDMFEIMKAYHDVGFEGYMRPDHGRMIWGEKARPGYGLYDRALGATYLNGLWEAIAKMKEL comes from the coding sequence ATGAAATTAGTTTTTCGCTGGTTTGGTAGTGATGACGATAGTGTAAGTTTATCTGAAATAGCGCAAATACCTGGAATGACTGGAGTGGTAGGCGCGCTTTTCGATATTCCAGTCGGAGAAGTATGGCCACTTGATAAAATTAAAAAATTATCCAATCAAGTACATAAGAATGGCTTGGAGTTAGAAGTAATTGAAAGTGTTAATATTCATGAAGATATAAAACTTGGTCTAGATAGTAGAGATAAGTATATTGAGAATTATAAAGAGACAATTCGGAATCTATCTAAAGTGGGTGTAAAGGTAATTTGTTATAATTTTATGCCTGTCTTTGATTGGTTGCGCTCTGATTTGGCTAGGGTTTTAGATGATGGTTCTGCTGTTTTATCATATCAAGAAAATAAAATTCAAAATACTGATCCTATTGCATTGGTGGAAAAAGTAGATGAAAGCTCAGAAGGTTTTTCTTTGCCAGGTTGGGAGCCTGAAAGATTGGCAGAATTAAAAAATATAATGGAATTATATAAAAATATTGATGAAGATAAACTTTTTGATAACTTAAAATACTTTTTAGAAGCTATAATTCCTGTTTGCGAAGAGGCGGATATAAAAATGGCAATTCATCCAGATGATCCACCTTGGCCTATTTATGGCTTACCTAGAATAATAATTTCTAAAGAAAACATTGAAAGAATGTTGAAATTGGTAGATAGCCCTTATAACGGTATTACTCTATGTAGTGGTTCGTTAGGAGCAAACCCAGATAATAGCATTCCTGAATTTGTTCGTTATTTTGGAAAAATGGGTAGGATTCATTTTGCCCATATAAGAAATCTTAAAATATATTCACCTGGGGATTTCCATGAAACTTCTCATTTATCCAGTGATGGTTCTTTTGATATGTTTGAAATAATGAAGGCATATCATGATGTTGGTTTTGAAGGATATATGCGTCCTGATCATGGAAGGATGATTTGGGGAGAAAAAGCTCGTCCTGGCTATGGACTTTATGACCGTGCTCTTGGTGCAACATATTTAAATGGTTTATGGGAAGCAATTGCTAAGATGAAAGAACTGTAA